The sequence GCGTTGCAGCTCGAATAGAGCACGTGCGAGGCATCCGATTGCTCGAGCCAGCCGGCGAGTTCCGCACCGATGCCGCGCCGAGGCGGGTTCACGATGACGAGGTCGGGCGCGGCCGCCGCGCCCAGCGCGAACGCCGTCGCGTCGCCCGCGGCGAACCCGACCCGGCTGAGCACCGCGTCGGTGCGGCTGAGCTCGGCGCTCGCGACCGCCTCGACGCTCGTCTCGATGCCGGTCACGGCCGTGCGGCCGTCGGCGATGTGCAGGGCGAAGCCGCCGACGCCCGAGTACAGGTCCCAGGCCTCGTCGGGCGCGAGGCCGCGGATCCAGTCGCGGGCCTCGGCGTACAGCGCCTCGGCGATCGCGGTGTTCGTCTGGAAGAAGCTCTGCGGTCGCAGGTGCATCGTCACGTCGTTCAGCCGCATCGGCAGCGTCTGCTGCTCGGTGAGCACGACCTCGTCGACGCCCTCGAGCACGGCCTTGTGCTCGGGCAGCAGGTTCGCGCTCACGACCCTGGCGTGCGGCAGCTCGGCGAGCAGGGTGGGCAGGTGCTTGCGGAGCCGCGGCAGCGGCTCGCTCGAGCGCAGCACGAACCGCACCATGAGCTCGCCGTCGGGTGACTCCGTGACGATGAGGTGCTTGAGCTCGCCTCGTCGGGTGGCGACGTCGTATGGCGTGAGCCGGGCGAGCGTGATGAAGCGTGCGAGCACCGGGAACGCGGCCCGGTGGCCGGGCGAGCAGATGCCGCAGGCCTGCAGGTCGATGCCGTGTCCGTCGGCGTCGAGTACGCCGATGGTCGGCGCGTCGACCGTGCCACCGACGACCATCTTCGCCTTGTTGCGGTAGTCCCGCTCGCCGCTGGCGACGGCCGGATGCCACGTGCCGACGCCGAACGGCGCGAGCAGTTCCTCGGCGCGGCGCTGCTTCGCCGCGAGCTGCGCCGCGTACGGGTCGCCCATCAGCGAACACGACCGGCATCGCCAGTCGTCGAAGTACCCGCACTGCACCCGTCAAGCGTACGCGCGGTGCCCCGTCTCGGACGCAAGCGCCGTCTCCGCCAACGCCGCGGATGGTGGGGTGGAAGCCGGACGGTGGGTGGGGGCCGGACGGTGGGTGGGGGGCCGACGGCGGGATGGAGGACGGATTGCGTGTTGGAGGTCGCTCCTGATCGACCTCCAACACGCAATCCGTCCTCCAACCCACTTTCGGGGGCGGCGAGAGACACTGAGTGGCACGGGGAATGGATGGTGTGACGTGGCGGGTGGGTCCGACGGGGCCGGGAGCGCGCGCGATGGCGAGCGCGGGGCGCGCGACGCCG is a genomic window of Agromyces protaetiae containing:
- the rlmC gene encoding 23S rRNA (uracil(747)-C(5))-methyltransferase RlmC, producing MQCGYFDDWRCRSCSLMGDPYAAQLAAKQRRAEELLAPFGVGTWHPAVASGERDYRNKAKMVVGGTVDAPTIGVLDADGHGIDLQACGICSPGHRAAFPVLARFITLARLTPYDVATRRGELKHLIVTESPDGELMVRFVLRSSEPLPRLRKHLPTLLAELPHARVVSANLLPEHKAVLEGVDEVVLTEQQTLPMRLNDVTMHLRPQSFFQTNTAIAEALYAEARDWIRGLAPDEAWDLYSGVGGFALHIADGRTAVTGIETSVEAVASAELSRTDAVLSRVGFAAGDATAFALGAAAAPDLVIVNPPRRGIGAELAGWLEQSDASHVLYSSCNAVSLAKDLAAMPSLRPVRARVFDMFPQTTHFEVMTLLERL